The Candidatus Neomarinimicrobiota bacterium genome contains the following window.
AGGGACTCTCCTTCCCCGGTTGGGTGAGTGTGCCGCGGTATTGCCGAATTTCATCAGCGGAAAGATCGTCCACGTAAGCTTTTCCCGCCGCCGTCAGCTGGACCGCATACTCGTACATCTGGTGGAAGTAGTCAGACGCATAGCAGATATGGTCTCCCCAGTCGAAACCGAGCCAGCTGACGTCTTCGATAATGGACTCTACATACTCAGCCTCCTCCTTCACCGGATTGGTGTCGTCAAAGCGCAGGTTGCAGAAACCGCCATATTTCTGCGCCAGCCCGAAATTGAGGCAGATCGATTTGGCGTGACCGATATGCAGATAACCGTTTGGCTCAGGAGGAAAACGGGTATGGACGCGGCCCTTCCACTTCCCGCTCTCCATATCAGCATCGATAATCTGCTCGATAAAGTTCTTCGGCCCGTTTTCCTTAGCACTCATGGGGAAGACTCCTCAAAATCTCCATTAGCGGACGGTAGTCTTTCAAGAGCGGCGGCCAGTCTCCGCAGGCACGTCTCTTTGCCGATCATTTCCATCAGGAGAAAAAGCGACGGTCCGTGAGGAACTCCCGTCAATGCCAGTCTTGCGGGATGAATAAGCTTTCCAGGACTCAACCCCTTTTCATCGGTGACTGTCTTCAACACCTCTTCAAGTGTGGATTCATTCCACTCTTGAAGGCTTTCCAATTGAGTGACATAGAATTCAACCAATTCATTAACTGTTCTATCTTTCCACCGTTTATTAGAGGTTTTACGGTCGTATCTTTCCGGATCATCAAAGAAGAAATCCGAATTCTCCATGATTTCCACAAGTGTCTTAACACGACCCTTCTGGATATCGACGATATTAAGAAGCGTCTCCTTCGCGACTTCCGTGCGCCAGTCTGGGTTCAGAGTATGAATCCGCTCCAGCAAAGTTTCCGGGATATTCCCCATCATATGCTGACCACTCACCCAGGTCAGCTTCTGTTCATCAAAAACAGCTGCCTTCTTCACGATCCGCGCCACGCTGAATTCCTTAACCAACTCTTCCACGGTGAATATTTCGCGCTCATCTCCAGGAGACCATCCCAGGAGTGCCAGGTAGTTTGCCAGTGCTTCAGCAAGATAGCCCAGAAACTGATACTCATGCACACCTTTGGCATCGTGGCGTTTGCTCAGCCGCCTACCATCAGGACCGAGAATCATAGGCACGTGAGCAAATTGTGGTGCCTGCCTGTCCAAGGCTTGATAGATAATCAGCTGCTTGGGCGTGTTTGTCAGATGATCTTCACCCCTGATGACATGCGTAACCTCCATATCTGAATCGTCAACGACCACCGTGAAGTTATAGGTCGGTGTGCCGTTCGTCCGCTGGATAATAAAATCATCTATCTCCCTGTTATCCACC
Protein-coding sequences here:
- the gltX gene encoding glutamate--tRNA ligase translates to MKKTPKVRFAPSPTGQLHLGGARTALFNYLFARKHSGQFYLRIEDTDEQRSKQEFVDQICASLRWMGLEWDGPIVYQSGRKEVYQERALKLLSNGMAYHCFCTKEQLSAERQEAVEAGETYKYSGVCRDLSQDEVKAKMNAAEPFCVRIAVPEGKTNFSDRVYGEIEVDNREIDDFIIQRTNGTPTYNFTVVVDDSDMEVTHVIRGEDHLTNTPKQLIIYQALDRQAPQFAHVPMILGPDGRRLSKRHDAKGVHEYQFLGYLAEALANYLALLGWSPGDEREIFTVEELVKEFSVARIVKKAAVFDEQKLTWVSGQHMMGNIPETLLERIHTLNPDWRTEVAKETLLNIVDIQKGRVKTLVEIMENSDFFFDDPERYDRKTSNKRWKDRTVNELVEFYVTQLESLQEWNESTLEEVLKTVTDEKGLSPGKLIHPARLALTGVPHGPSLFLLMEMIGKETCLRRLAAALERLPSANGDFEESSP